From Nicotiana tabacum cultivar K326 chromosome 22, ASM71507v2, whole genome shotgun sequence, one genomic window encodes:
- the LOC142176052 gene encoding uncharacterized protein LOC142176052 — translation MGPAGRDSRSKHENPRYGSRSRDRDAGSSSKFGKERDTRDSIVNTKAKIGDYSFSVSTSELVAVLRSSSVNIILLRVVNEMQFDDKMVPKARTLTGFDNSSVVTKEEILLATFAKVVKDTKFQVIDTDMAYNIILDRPWIHEMDDVPSTLHQVIKFPSQWGIRQIHGDQQASRSINSVADSSIKNDVADKN, via the exons ATGGGACCAGCAGGAAGGGATTCACGTTCTAAACACGAAAACCCGAGGTATGGTTCTAGATCAAGGGATAGAGATGCAGGTTCATCATCCAAGTTTGGAAAGGAACGAGATACGCGGGATAGCATTGTTAATACAAAGGCAAAGATTGGTGATTACAGTTTCAGTGTTAGCACTTCTGAGTtggtagctgttttaagaa gtagttctgtAAATATCATTCTTTTAAGAGTGGTAAACGAGATGCAATTTGATGACAAAATGGTGCCAAAAGCACGTACCTTAACTGGATTTGACAATTCAAGCGTTGTTACAAAAGAGGAAATATTGCTCGCCACATTTGCAAAAGTTGTCAAAGATACGAAATTTCAAGTGATTGATACGGACATGGCATATAACATAATTCTCGACAGACCTTGGATTCACGAGATGGATGATGTTCCATCTActttacatcaagttattaagttCCCTTCGCAATGGGGAATTAGACAAATCCATGGTGATCAACAGGCTTCTAGAAGTATTAATTCAGTGGCGGATTCAAGCATAAAGAATGATGTTGCAGACAAAAATTAG
- the LOC107797777 gene encoding ADP-ribosylation factor 2-like: protein MGEDTNMKCICDLQIRPLWRHYFQNTLGLIFVVDSNDRDHVVEAKDELHRKLNENELRDAVLLVFANKQDLPNSMNAAEITDKLGLHSLRQRHWYIQSTCATSGEGLYEGLDWLSNNIANKA, encoded by the exons ATGGGTGAAGATACTAATATGAAATGTATATGTGATCTGCAGATTCGTCCTTTGTGGAGACACTACTTCCAAAACACCCTGGGACTCATCTTTGTGGTTGATAGCAATGACAGAGATCATGTAGTGGAAGCTAAGGATGAGCTTCACAGGAAGTTGAATGAG AATGAATTGAGGGATGCTGTATT GCTAGTGTTTGCTAACAAGCAAGATCTTCCAAATTCCATGAACGCAGCAGAGATAACTGACAAGCTTGGCCTCCACTCTCTCCGCCAGCGTCACTG GTACATCCAGAGCACTTGTGCGACTTCTGGTGAAGGTCTGTATGAAGGATTAGATTGGCTGTCAAACAACATAGCAAATAAG GCATAG